The sequence below is a genomic window from Candidatus Thorarchaeota archaeon.
CTCCACGACTCACGGGGAGAGACCGGTCTCGCATTGAGGTATGCTTGACCTCGTCCTCTGCTGAGAGCCGCAACGCTGAGTGCTCCAGGGGGCAGAGAGGAACACGACTCTCTTCGCTCTGCCCTTCCCATCCACCCTGACATAGCCGCCCTCCTGGAGCGATTTGAGATGGCGGGTGACAGTTGTCTTCTTTGTCTGGCTCACCTCGAATAGGGTGTTCAGGTCCATTGCTTGCGCATCCTCGATGATGCGGAGAAGCGTGAACTCCGGGAGTGCCCTCACTATGCTTCTCAACACCTCATTCTGCCGTCTGATGTCATCATCATCGCAACAGAGCGCGTGGTTGATGTCTTCCGTCAGCAGATTGATTCGGTCTACGAGCTGAGCTCTCTCAGTCTCGTATCTTGCTATCAGACCGCTCGACTCATGGACCAGCTGAGCGCACAGGTCACTGCTTAACCCCTCAAGTGCTTCTCTTGCTGCTAGTCGGGACTCTTTCATGAGACCCCCTAGGTCCGCTGTGTCAAACCACTCGCCCGCAATCAGCGATTCTATCTGGTTGAAGTACTGATCCAGACGGCGAATCCATTCGCCTCGCACGTCCTGAAGAATACCCGCGAGCTTCAGAGTGAGCCTTGCTGAGACACTATCCGGGCTAGTCATAGCTGAACCGATAGGCATTGCCCATCTTCAGAACTTGAGGGCGAGTGTAGCTGACGTATGACTCACCTGATAAGGTGTCATGGCATCTGCTCCCGTAGTGCGGAGCGTGCGCCTTGGGACCCACAGATACACGGCCCAAGCCTGTGGCATCTGTCCGTGAGCACAAACCGAGCAAGACTTGCTGATGGACCAACCAGTGACCTCATGCAGTCAACAGCGAATGGTACCTCCCTTGCGCGCACCTCAAGGCCCACTTCTTGGAGCGCTGAACGTAGCAGCTTGAACTCCTCAATTGACACCGTATCGGTACGCAGACCCAGCCCATCAAGAATCGAAAGACCATACTCTGTGAGCGAGAGCGCTGTCACATCAACACGGTCCCTGAATACAGGCAGTTCAAGTGACATCACTTCATCCGAGCGCCGCCGTGCAAGCATTGACGCCAGTTCGAACTGCCTCATCAGTACCAGCTCATCTGCTCGAAAGAACAACGTGGGGCCGTTCGCAATCAGCTGTGCACGGAGCTGCGCAAGACAACGGCCCTTGACCTCAGACACCAGCACAGTGAAGTCGCTCAGGTCGCCATCGGTGGGCATGAGGTCTGCGGGGTCACAGTCGCACCCTGACAGACAGCTCAACCCAAGGCCCTCTAGCATTCCCTTCTGTGTGTGGAACCACAGTATGCGGGGCATATGACGCAAGATGTACCTCAGTCTGCGAATGACCTCTTCAAGACCCAACCGATGGACACGCTCCGAGTAGCACTCCCACTTGATACGACGCAGGGTGTTGCTATCCAGCCACCTAGCAGCAGGCCGGTCAGGTCTCTCCGAATGCGAACTCACAGTCTGGTGTGCCTCGCTCATCAGTGCCCAGACCGAGTATCGCATCGAAGGGTCAGCCGCAAGTTGGACCGAGTCATCTACGGACATCTCTTCCAATTGCTCGCACCAGAATAGAGGCGAGAGATCCACGCTCAGGGGGGTCCGTCCGCCTCCAACCCCTCGCATGTCAAGCAGTCTCAGCTCTCTGAGGTCAGCGAGAGGCTCAAGGTCTATTCTCTCAAGGGGGTTGCCTCCTATCTTGAGAACCTTCAGACCTCGGCATGCTGACAACGGGCTCAGGTCAAGCTCAGTGAGGTGGTTCGAACTCACGTCAAGGACCTCAAGACGAACGCAGGCGGAGAGCGGGGACAGGTCCAGTGACTTCAACTGATTCCGTGCCACCGACAGCTCCCGGAGCATTTGGGCGCTTGACAGAGGCTCTAGTGACAGTCGGTCAATGCGGTTGTTGTACAGCCAGACGTTCTCCAGGTCGGAGAAGTCGCCCATTGACGATAGGTCCACCTCCCGTACTCCAAGACCTCCCAGCGACACGCATGTGGATGACACCTGCAGCGACATGGTCTCCCCGTTGGAAAACACAACTCTGAGCCGCAGATGTTCCATTGAGAGCACTTCCATAGACCCCTTAGTTCCCGCGCGGTATTAATGCTGTCTTTGTCAGCTGACTGCATCACTGCCACTCGATGCGAGCGAGCCGGCTGGCTAGAGGTAGCGGCGGGTCCTGAATGCATCTGAGCCGTGATTCAGCCACCAGCTGGGTCTCATCATCCACTGAGAACGCCTCCAGTCTGTAGAGATGGAAGAGTGGCGACACGTCCAGCATCTTGAGTTCGTTGTCATTCAGCAGCAAGTACCTCATCTCGGAGCACTTGATGAGTGGAGTCAGATCCAACTGCCGAAGCCTGTTGTTGGACAACACCAGATACTCTAGACTTGCGCAGGACGACAGGGCCGAGAGATCGAGTCCCTCTAGCTGATTATGATGGACGTAGAACCAGCGCAACGCATTGAAGGGTGGAAACCTAGACATTGACA
It includes:
- a CDS encoding leucine-rich repeat domain-containing protein; translation: SMSRFPPFNALRWFYVHHNQLEGLDLSALSSCASLEYLVLSNNRLRQLDLTPLIKCSEMRYLLLNDNELKMLDVSPLFHLYRLEAFSVDDETQLVAESRLRCIQDPPLPLASRLARIEWQ
- a CDS encoding leucine-rich repeat domain-containing protein produces the protein MEHLRLRVVFSNGETMSLQVSSTCVSLGGLGVREVDLSSMGDFSDLENVWLYNNRIDRLSLEPLSSAQMLRELSVARNQLKSLDLSPLSACVRLEVLDVSSNHLTELDLSPLSACRGLKVLKIGGNPLERIDLEPLADLRELRLLDMRGVGGGRTPLSVDLSPLFWCEQLEEMSVDDSVQLAADPSMRYSVWALMSEAHQTVSSHSERPDRPAARWLDSNTLRRIKWECYSERVHRLGLEEVIRRLRYILRHMPRILWFHTQKGMLEGLGLSCLSGCDCDPADLMPTDGDLSDFTVLVSEVKGRCLAQLRAQLIANGPTLFFRADELVLMRQFELASMLARRRSDEVMSLELPVFRDRVDVTALSLTEYGLSILDGLGLRTDTVSIEEFKLLRSALQEVGLEVRAREVPFAVDCMRSLVGPSASLARFVLTDRCHRLGPCICGSQGARSALREQMP
- a CDS encoding MarR family transcriptional regulator; its protein translation is MPIGSAMTSPDSVSARLTLKLAGILQDVRGEWIRRLDQYFNQIESLIAGEWFDTADLGGLMKESRLAAREALEGLSSDLCAQLVHESSGLIARYETERAQLVDRINLLTEDINHALCCDDDDIRRQNEVLRSIVRALPEFTLLRIIEDAQAMDLNTLFEVSQTKKTTVTRHLKSLQEGGYVRVDGKGRAKRVVFLSAPWSTQRCGSQQRTRSSIPQCETGLSP